The genomic DNA TGTCTTCCCAGGCTCACAGCATGTCTTGTGTTTGGCAGTATTAATCTCGTGTGGCATTTAGGTAAGTTCTGAGTCTTCAGTAAATGACACTTAACAACTGAGAGCAGAATTCTGCCCTCAGATATGCATCTTCAATCCTTGTGCATTGATTCTAGAGGAACTTAAGTATGTAGGTGTTCTGAGGTTTGTATCTTGTTCTCTGAGTGGGGATAACTGGGGCCAGTgactgttaaaatgaaaaatactgcagattGGCATCAATCTACTGAGAGCAGTCGTCTTTGTAAGGTCTtgttctgctcctttttttcattgtttggaCTATTCATGAGGGGAACACTGTTAATTCATGGTCCCATGAGCAAAATGGTCCTATGAGCAGAGAAATGGGAAGCATGAGGGAGGTTCCTTTAGTGCTGACACAGCTTGCCTCTTTCTCAAGTACAACATGTCTTCAAAGTAGAAAAATCTGCAATAAAAGGGATCAATTTCAATTTTACCATCTTCCATCCAAAATTGCTTTCAAGAGAAGAGAACAGTCTAGATCTAGAACTGCTTTATGTGGGCCTGACAAACAACAGTAGTGCTCAGAAACGTTTGTAAGCCTGCAAGTAATGAAATGCAAATTGCCAGTAATGAAATTTAACTGCAGGTGGATTCTTGAACAattaaaactctttttttccttctagaagttactgatgatacaaaggATAAAACAGGAGCCTTGATGCAGAGCTTGAAATCGTGCCTAGAAAGTAATTTGCTCCCTGTTCTGGGACTTGCCTTAAAATTGTCCTgttcttgcttttgctttgcaagTTGCACTGATGATCTGTCCCACTTCAAGCAGTTCAATGTGCTGGAGAATCTTATGCCAGTAAGTTTACTTACCACAGGGGTTATGCTTCCTTTCTTCAGTGACCTGCTTCTCCATTTCTAGCTGTCTGTGGCCTCTCAATTTGTCAGGTTTCATACTATTGTGTGAGTGAACATACCAAAGGGTCCCTTTCTTACCAACCACCCTGCAAACAGAACTGTGCAATACTGTGCAGTACGTTCAGTTTGCTTGGGGGAGATGGTGTGTAAGTCTGGAGAGTGGGCACTGGGTGGACACAGCCATTGAAACTGCAGCCAGTTGAACAAAGCTGTATCTCACACAAGTGAAGGGGAAGGCAGAAGTTCCACAAGAATCTTTGCATATTCAGTTGCACATCTTaaatgctgggaaaaaaaaaataatgtctggCTTTGTCATGAGGCTCTCAATGTGTATATTGTCTAATAAAATATCCTGATGAGAATCAGAAGCTATCACTTCAAACGGATGAACTCTGTGACTTAGCAAGTGTGTGCGTGTGTGAAATCAGGTTTACTTGGCTTTTCAAACCCTTGTTACgttgtaattttttaatgtaaagaaagaaataaagtaattaaTTGAAGTCTTAAAGTTGATTCACTTCTGCCCCATAACTTGTTtttgcacatatatatatgcatatttaaatCTTTCCAGGGTAATGGTGTTGCATCCTTAGGTTTGTAATGTATATGTATGTCAAGCAATGGCTGACACTATTCCAGATTAAATATGTTCTTTCCAAGAACATGGGTTTAATTTAGGGGTGGTGTTTGATGTAGAGATGCTGGGAACACTtctgctgtgattctgttctgGCCCTAAATGCAGGCCTGTCATAAGACAAGAAATTATTGTTTTCTGAAGGCTTTACCTGACTACCTATGCTCTGGAACATGAGTCTGTTAGCTACTTGTGCCAGATCAATTTTATTCTATGAAGTAGTGTCTTAGATTGTTAAGAGGACGCTGTATTTTGCAGGCATAGATGATTCTTTTGCTTATGTTATGGGTATGTAATCCCTAAGGCGTTTGCATTGCAGAGATCAACAGAGAATCTTGAAAACTCCGAATTAAACAAGAAAGGCAAGCTGTCATTTAAAGAACTGTGAACCATATGGAGTTTATTTCCagtagatttattttcttaccaTTAATGAgtataaatgtatatttaatttcTAGAAAAGCATGTCATTTACACGATGGAGGAACTGGGAGCGATGTTACACAAGAATGGACGCAGCAGGAATGCTTGCAGTGGGATTTGTTCTCCAGCTATAGCCGTGTCAAATCAGAGTCATCAGCATGTAATATCGGGTCAAATTTGTCACAGGCAttagtaaaacaaaacactaagATGCTGGGTGCAGTCAACCCAGTCTTCAGTGGTTTTCAGACCTCTGTTGTAGAATGGTAACTCTAAAATGTCTCCCCAAGCAGTGAGAAATAACCTGAGTACAAAGTAGCGCCCTTTGGGGGCAGGTTTGgctgctcttcctttttcagtGAGATTGCATTTCTGTAATGTGCTCCATCTGAGGATCTCAGAGTGCTTCACAAGCCTCACAAAGCCTTTGCTGGGCACTGTCATCGCAGCATTGTGACAGGCAGGGGTCGGTGCTCGTGGGCTGAGTTTAATGCACCATGCAAGAACAAAGAATTCCCCATTGCACCCTGCATTTCAATCCGAGTCCATCTTAATGCATCGAGAGCTGACTGGTGAAGGTCATTGGGCTTTACAGGAAGGAACGTAAGCTCTATAGAAATCCAGGAGTCTGCTTTCTAGTAATGTTCAATTTATACAAATAAACACAGTGCCAGTGACTGCTTCAGGAACGTTTGAGGTTGTGTAGTCATCTGTTGGGGTTGTTTTAAGTAGTATCATGGTTAGAGGTGGTTTCTTGAGCTTACTGCTCATTGTGGGTTTTGCCATAGTCAGATGCAGAGCTCCTTTCTGCTGCCTGAGTGGTATTAGATGGATATGCCAATAAAGCAGAGGCTGCAAGTGACTCGTGGGTGGACTCCAGATACATTGTGAAGTAtggaaaatgacaaaatgttgAGACCTTGCCATTCCTGATCACAACTAAGAACTGAGCAGCAGTAAAGGTTAGCTGGCCTGTGTGGAACAAGTCACATCTGGAAGGGTGATGAAGATGAAAGAGTTAGGAAGATATTCTTCCTAAAGCTTAATTTGCAGTGGGAGAATTAAGAgtgtaattacatttttaatgggGATAGACCTTTCCATACTGATGATGCAGGCTGTACTCACTGCCAATTAACAGGAGCTGCATCAGGTGTTTCTTTTTATGATGATAGCAACCAGGGGCTTCGAAAGGGTTATGACCACAGGGAGCTAAGTGATAGCAAACGCAATCAGGACCTGCTCTGAAGAGCTCGCAGTCTTGGTCCTACGAGACGAGCATTAACCCCAATCACGTGTGAGATGAGGGTGAGATCAGTGGGATGAGCTGTGGGATGACTCGTGCTgtggctcctgctgcagcttggTGCCCTCTGCTTTACTCACTGACAGGGAAGAGCGTGACCCCCAGGTCCGGTGGCAGGCAGGGGATTGCTGTGCTTTGcctctgcaaaaagaaaggacCTGGTTCATATTCTGCATGGTTCCCACATTGCTCCCAGCTTCTCCTTCTACCTCTCCCTATAAAATCTCCTGCTTGGGTATCAGTGTCTGAGGTAAGAGCTGTGCTACGGCGCTTGGCCCTGCGCTAGAGTCTAGTTTATAGTCTTCGCTGCCTGTGCTTGTAGAAGGAGATGGAAGGGATGGTTCAGGAGATGCTGTGggagagaaaagagacagaattaAAATGGACTTGGATGTCGTTCAGTGAAGCAGCATCCAAATAAAACCAGCAGACCATCCTACGAACtaaagagcagaagctggggGAGCAGTGGGCCATGTGGGAGAGATCCCAAGTCCAGGCACATCCTTTCTTCCTGGGTTGCAGTGAGGCCCAGAGGAACTGATAGGCATATATCAGTTCTTTCCACTATTATGCCCTTGGAAAATGCTTGCCCCTAATTACTTTTTAATCCTTCCACTCTTAGAAGATAGCTCAACCTGCTGGCATCTGGACTTCATTTACAGAACATAATGTTTCTCCATCAGCATCTCTCTAATTTCCCTTGTGCAAgatggctttaaaaaagaaaggaaagaaaaaggggggaaaagaaaaagaaagaaaaagctagaTAACATGGTATAGATTTATATGgttgaaaaatagcaaaatatgcTATAAGAAGTGTAAGATCATAACTTGCAGAAGGAAACTGAAAGACATGATTACAATAGCTGTAAATAGCATGGTCCATTTGCTATTACAGTGCATAAATGCTTTAACAAAGAGCCATTGCCTGGCAGCAGTGTCCAGAGAGGTCAAAGGTGGACATGTGTTCATCTTGTATTTTGTTCTGGTTGACAGCAACCAAGATGCTTTAGCACCTCTACCCGCTGCTAACTGTGTGTGAGTCTTTGTGGTGTTACCCAGCACTCTTAGACTCTTAGACTGTGTTCATAGACACACAGTCACcactcttcatttctttttttcttttttcctttttttcaactCTTGTGTTTGGTAGCATCTCAAAATCCACCTGGTATTAATTAATTAGTGGTATTAATTGAAAATCATGCCTTGTCTTTGGAAGATGTCTCCAGACTTCATAGTAAAGGAAGTCGACAAGGAGTGGCGTGGACTCAGATTCATTGTGATGCTTAAATAGATCAATAGATCTAATGATGCCTTCTTAATCCTTTCCCCCTCCCAGTCCTCTCATTATgctgacagcaaaaaaaatgggCACATACGGTCTGGGACAGCGTGAATCACAGAGTTCATGTTGCCTGGGAGCACATGTCCTGGCAATGGGTCCAGGTTGAGACTGGGAGGTCCTGACTGGTACTGGACATCAATGGTGGTTCCTGCGGTGtaatcaggaaaagaaagacatcATTCTTCACATCATTACTGAGAAAGCCAGATGGTCAGGCACAAAGCTCTTTTCTCAGGAAATATGGGAGACCTCTGTGGGTGGGGGTTAATGTCTTGGCTCCTCtttgcttccttcctgctcccGCTCTCTGTTCTTTCAGCCTTTTTGCTCCCAAATGGTTGGGGTTTCAGCTAATAACCAACCACACTGTTCACCTATGTGTGTGTTTCACAATTACTGCCCTTATCAGGGTTTCCCATATAATTTGGTATATTGCTAGCTAAAATATGTTGTCTCCCTGCAGCTTGCATCAAGTAGGCTGCCTAAAAGTCAAGCTCCTGGCTGCTGTGAAGCACACAGAGCATACCCACTCCTATAAACTGTCCCTGGGCTTACATTTTCAGAGATAGGCTAGAAGGGAACCATTTGGGAATTGGACTTGAGTTGAGAACATCCCATGTTTAAGCTACAATTCAAGCTGATCCTTCACTTCCCTCCTCCCAGAACCACGTTATCTTTACCAACGCCCTCTAGAGGACAAAAATCTAGGCAGGAAGCCCCTTAAATGGCTTCATAATAAAACCCCTTTCTCAGCAGTGCTCCTACctcccagcagcatctcctgcagcaaGCTGTCGATCCTTGCCACACCAAAGAGCTTGATGAACTGGACCTGCTCGATCATCTGCCAGGTGATGCTCTGCAgtgggggcagcagcaggagaatgTCACTGAAGCGGCCCCGGGAATCGTATTGGCGGTCATTGATGTAGTCCTCCAGATTGACCTGGACCTGGAAACGCATGTTCTTCACCTTCCCTGGCTCACTCAGGCCTTTGCAGTCTAGGGAGGGGTGGAAGAAATGAAGTGAATTGATGACCCTTGCAGCCAAGAAGCGTTACGCTGGCAACTATGCTCCAGGGAGGGAAAAGGCTGAGATAGAAATGACTCTGTGACAGTTATCTCTGTGTGCAGGTTATCTGGCAGATGTACAATGCACTGTTACTGCTTCGTTTCTCAGATGGAATAGGCTATTTCAGTGCAAACAGAAAGAGCTTAACTCAGATGGATGTATCTGGGTGCATGAGCGAAGAGGAAGGGTTTAGAAACTGATTTGTGTTTGTTCTGCAAACTGCTGAGACTTTCACCCATGCATTTTGAGTCTCAATTCTTCTCACTAAATCCATGCAGGTTTAGAGCTTATCTGTTTAAATGTATGAGCTCTAGCACTAGGTTCTTCCCTTGATTTCATGTCTTTGAGCCATGGTCCCTCTGTTTTCCATGGACTGCTGGTCTAGTTTTGCTTAATCAAGTAAATATTCAAGCGGTGTTGAAGTGGACAATTTACAGCTTTCCACTCCTGATTTTCCTCCCACCCTAAATCAGAAATTTCTGGCTACTGGACCATTTCCTTCAGTCTACAAAGAATGGCCAAGCACTACATTCTAGGGATCATCATGCCAAGAGATTAAATGGAATGGTTAGCAAGTTATTGTATGTCAACATGCAACTCCAAGGATAAGCCTACTTGTTAGCATGAATGAATTTTACTTCCGTAGAACTTGGcactcttttctttcagatgaaatCATGGTGCCTCGTTGCAGTGATCTAAAGCTTGAGATACCAATCAGCGGAGGAGCTAATTTGTCTAACAGCATGATAACACCATCCCTATACAGGTTTGCAGCAGGCACTTTGGCAAGCCAAAGATCATGATGTTTGTAGAACTCCTGTATCTTGATTTCAAATCagagaacacagcaaaaaatGATTAATGGAAGATGGTACTCTAATTTTCCACGCTAATAGATGCCAAAGACAAAAGGGCGTTGCTGTCTGCTTGGAAttgttcctcctcctctcctccaagCTACAGGGCAATACACCTGAAGCTGAATGTTCTGCTGAGGGGACAGTGTGCATGCTGTAGGCATTCGGTTGGGGGGAACCTGAGTGGGATGTTTGTGGAATGACAATATAGGGATGATGCAAAgcaagtttttctttgctttatgtttCCCTACTCTCTTCTCCACCCtgggctgcccagctctgctctcgcTGGTGCTGGCTGCCAGCAAGATCCATTAACAGACATCCTTGATGTTTCTGGCTACTCAGTGCCCTGAACAGTCCACAGCTCTCTGTGGTTTTTAATTCTCATCTCAGAACTCTGATGGGTGCTTCAAACTGCTGCTCAGTCAACTAATTCAGCTAATGCATAATTCAGTATGAGCATATATGTCCTTAATAGGcatctctttcatttcagactAATGGGCTTTCCTGAAGCCACctacagaagcagcaaaactCCTCTGAATTCTGCCAAGATTTGCACATCTGGCTGGAGCTACTATGTGCTAAATAGCAAAGTGTTCAGGAATAGGGtaaaatgcagagctgttgcCAAGGGGTTTTCAGCCTGGCTATCAGAGTTGCTCTTAGGAATgcaaaagcaggaggaagagctgcGTTTCCCCACCCATTGCCCTATTTCTCATATCCTCCTATAACACAACATCTCCTCAAGCCCTGTGCTTGCTCCTGCAAGCAGGAAAGTCACATACCTGGATCAAAGAAGATGATGGCTTTAAGGCATGCGTACTCGTTGTCATCGATCTGGATGTCCCTCAAGGGCTTCACCAGTTCATCTAAGATCCTGGTGGCCACACGAGCGATTTCTAGCTCTGGACAGTGCATTGGGATGATGAAGTCGTTCCCTGGGGACAAGGGAGAAATTCAGTGTTGAATGCACTGCAGAAATGGTCTCACCCATCGGTTGCCCAGACCTGGGCTGCCAGATAGTCCTACTGCTATGCAGAGTTGTGAACAACACCCAGGTTCACAATGGAAAAGCAAGGTGTGGATTTGACTCTTTGGTCCTTAGTTTTGCACATATCAGTGCATTAATACCATACTCAAAGTTTGTCCCATCTTCTGCTCTGATTTACAATTTTCAGCACCAATACTTAAATACCTCACTGTGCCCCGACCATCTGTTGCAAAGCCATGACACAACTGTTTGAGATCCTGCTTAATAGAGAGGTTTTCCCAACAACAGTTTCAAATCATAAGGGCACAGGTGTAAAaaatgatctcagtggtcttttccaaccataatgaccCTATGAAAAGTCACAGTGTATTTGCCTCTCACTTTCTACTCTTCTCCAGAGGCCTCCTTGAGCATTTAATCCTGAGCAGACGTGCAGTGACCTATCCAGGTTCTATGTGTGCAGATATTAAAAGCAGGAGTGCTTTCAGTACTTTACCTAATAGTAGAAAGTCGGTGTAGGGTATGGATCGCTTGGCTACCCCAAGGAGAAGGTGTTCCCCCGCGTGGGCTCTGAGCAAGGCAACctgcagacagcacagaagAGAGAGGTCTTAATAGAACTTCAACTCAAAGAGCAAAAAGGGGGATGGCTTGAGTTCTTAGGAAACAAATGGCTTTCATAGTCATCTACCAGGTTTTAGTAAAGAGAAAAGCTCACTGTCTGGGTCCCTGTGCACACTGGAGTGACCAGTTCTGTATTTTTGGGCTTTTAGGCTACTGAACTCATTGCCTTTGTCCTTCATTATTCTTCATCTGCTGCCAGTATGTTGCTTTGCAGAGTAATATATCGATACCAGATTTCCCCACTGAAAAGTACAGCTGAAAATTAGCACGGAAGGTAGCAGCACTACAGGGAAGGGCATTTGCCCATCACCTGGTCATCCAACGGCAGCTCACAGAACGCAGGGATGTACTTGGCCCActccaccagcaccagcagctgctgcttcatggACTC from Lagopus muta isolate bLagMut1 chromosome 12, bLagMut1 primary, whole genome shotgun sequence includes the following:
- the LOC125699232 gene encoding hepatocyte nuclear factor 4-beta-like isoform X2, translating into MKLCQSIMDMDMPDYVDSLDSSYTMLEFENLRVLPNNTEEANGRCSMPAETITAESANTNLLNNGIGSLCSICGDRATGKHYGASSCDGCKGFFRRSVRKNHVYSCRFSRQCVIDKDKRNQCRYCRLKKCFRAGMKKEAVQNERDRISIRRSSYEDNGSLSISVLTQAEAMAQQYLPLSPVHSADIAMKKVATINDVCESMKQQLLVLVEWAKYIPAFCELPLDDQVALLRAHAGEHLLLGVAKRSIPYTDFLLLGNDFIIPMHCPELEIARVATRILDELVKPLRDIQIDDNEYACLKAIIFFDPDCKGLSEPGKVKNMRFQVQVNLEDYINDRQYDSRGRFSDILLLLPPLQSITWQMIEQVQFIKLFGVARIDSLLQEMLLGGTTIDVQYQSGPPSLNLDPLPGHVLPGNMNSVIHAVPDQAKHSNPLPATGPGGHALPCQ
- the LOC125699232 gene encoding hepatocyte nuclear factor 4-beta-like isoform X1, producing the protein MKLCQSIMDMDMPDYVDSLDSSYTMLEFENLRVLPNNTEEANGRCSMPAETITAESANTNLLNNGIGSLCSICGDRATGKHYGASSCDGCKGFFRRSVRKNHVYSCRFSRQCVIDKDKRNQCRYCRLKKCFRAGMKKEAVQNERDRISIRRSSYEDNGSLSISVLTQAEAMAQQYLPLSPVHSADIAMKKVATINDVCESMKQQLLVLVEWAKYIPAFCELPLDDQVALLRAHAGEHLLLGVAKRSIPYTDFLLLGNDFIIPMHCPELEIARVATRILDELVKPLRDIQIDDNEYACLKAIIFFDPDCKGLSEPGKVKNMRFQVQVNLEDYINDRQYDSRGRFSDILLLLPPLQSITWQMIEQVQFIKLFGVARIDSLLQEMLLGGTTIDVQYQSGPPSLNLDPLPGHVLPGNMNSVIHAVPDPSPEPSLPSPSTSTGSEDYKLDSSAGPSAVAQLLPQTLIPKQEIL